The stretch of DNA TTTGCTTTGCGCGGTGGATATGAATGACTTGCATTTTCAGTCTACATTCCGgaataaaattataaattatgTCTCTAATATTTACTAATTGATAGATTTATTTTCATGCacgaaaagaaagaaaatcaaggacGAGACCATATTGTtgtttttgagagagagaggggagagagcgATGAGATGGCAGATTGTACGCCAGTTAGAAACTTGGGAGCATCTTTttacatttaaaatattaaatatagattaatcacaaaattaattacagaattcgtctgtaaatcgcgaaacgaatctaataaacctaattaatctgtcGTAATTAATACATTATTAGAGATTGTTTAATGTAGCAATTTTGCGCCTAATTACGACCTAATTAGGTtcaggttcattagattcgtctcgcgatttacagacaaactgtgcaatgcgtttttttctagatttaagtctccatataGAGGTGTCGGAAAAAAATTTAGAACTTTGAATTTGGCAACTAAACACGGGGTTGGTTATATTCCATTGAACAACGGGGTTGGTTATATTCCATTGAACAATCTTTGCAAGCAAAGCAAATCACATAGCCAAAAACAAATTATTTCACTGTACTGGGGAATTCAGGCAGAAATCAGATTCAGAGACAGGCAAGGAAGGACAAGGCAAGGCGCACTCCAAGATCCCCTCCTCTCGCTGTATGCCagccgtggcgtggcgtgcTCACGAATCCGCTGCCCTGAAGAGCgtgaggagggagaggaagaggttgATGACGTCGAGGTAGAGCGCGACGGCGGCCCAGACGTACTCGTCGTAGGAGTAGCGCTTGATGAGGTTGTCGGTGTCGTAGATGATGTAGCCGCAGAAGATGAGCGCCGCCAGGCCGCCGTAGACCATGAGCGAGGCGCGCCCGAGCGGGAAGAAGAGCTGGATGAGCGCGAACACCATGAGGATCATGACGGCGGCGAAGAGGAAGGGGCCCAGGAAGCTGAAGTCGTGGCCGCGCCTGGCTGCCCAGAAGGTGTAGGCCGTCAggctcaccaccaccaccgacgTGAGGATGGCCGACTCGAGGACCACCTCCCCCTTGGTGAAGGCGCAGGTGAGGCCGACGGCGAAGCTGATGGCGATGGTGAAgacgcccagcagcagcaggttcaCCGGGTGGTGCTGGTAGTAGTAGTACAGCGGGCACAACACTGCACCGAGATCGAATTCGAATCTGCTGTTAGGGACATTCCTTGAAGAGAGGACGACGAAATTAATCCATCCACTGAACGAAATCGAATCGGAGTTTGTTAATGTTTCGTACCGATGAACGGGAGGATGATGAGAAAGATGTAGAGCCCGAACCCGCCGGGCGTGGAGACGAAGAAGTGCGCGACGGGGCGGACGtagacgacgatggcggcgacggcgacggtgagCAGCATCTGGATGGAGAGGATGCTGTACACCTTCCGGATGAAGGCCCACCGCAGGCGCGGGTCCTCGAGCATCAGCGGGTACAgcggccgcgccgcctgccCCGCTTCCGCATCGCCGGCGTACCACTCGGGCCCCTTGGGCGGCGGCCGGAAGTacatcctccccctcccctgcggTTTCTCCCTCTCCTTTTAATTTCTCGGCGGTGCACGGGCACGCCGCGGGTCGCTAGCGCTGCGCTCGGAGCAGGCGGCTTCTTCTTCTCGGTCGCTGTCGTTAAGCGGTGGCTGCTGCGGTGGGGGGCTCGCCGGGCGGGGGAGGTCTTAAGGAGGCGGGGGGAATGGGCCAATGGCGGAGAGCGGTGGATGGCGCGGGAGAGGGGCTGAACGTTCGCGAGGATTCCGTCCTCGGACGGAGCGGTGCGGTCCGACGCGGCGGGGACAGTGGCTGACGCGTGGCCCCACGCGCGCGATCCGCATTCTAGTCACGTCGCCCTCCGTCTGGTGGCGTCTGGAGGGCAGGAGGGTGGGGGTCgacgggagaggagaggagaggagaacgGGCTCGGGAGAGATGCGTTGCTTTggctcggcggcgggggcatCGCCGCAGCGCGGCTGTTCCGTTTTCTTCTGGGGTTTGCCGGCGCTTTTCCGCGCGTCCAGCAGAGCAGCCTCATCCCATTGGGATTTCTCTGGCCGAAGCAAAGCATGATTAGCCGAATGCACTGCTGACTACTGAGTCTGCTGCCTATGATGACATTAACGAATTCGTTTTTTCCTTGAACAAGGATGGACGAAGTTAGCAATCAAACGGTTCAAATTGGGAATTGCGTCGTTTCGATCGACTGATGTTTctttcactctgttcgctgtttGGTTcctccagccagccaacagtattttcctctcacataGCTCCAGTACCAACCTCTAGCCACCAGTCAGCCAAccgtatttttctctcacaccactccagcaccagccaccaccaccagtaCACCGAACATAGTGTTTCTTGGTTGAACTTATCTTTTAAGTTGCAGTGGTAAATAAAATTTGACTTAAGATAAACCTAATACTACATGTGTAAATAAAAGCAGAGAAAATAAAGTTTAGCACTTAACTATAACTCTTCCAAAAAAACCCTAAATTGATTATTAATACAAAAAGTCATTTGGTGTGGGTGTTCGGACCTcgcggtctagcaccaactagtaaagATGCTGCGTGTCCCAGTCCCTAGATGGTTGCTGCAAAAAAAATACAGCGACACCAGATTTATTCTGATTCCGGCCGatgaggccgtacgtccagcagagaAGGATGCACTGTATTACTTgcaccggagtgct from Panicum virgatum strain AP13 chromosome 9K, P.virgatum_v5, whole genome shotgun sequence encodes:
- the LOC120649791 gene encoding protein LIFEGUARD 2-like, producing MYFRPPPKGPEWYAGDAEAGQAARPLYPLMLEDPRLRWAFIRKVYSILSIQMLLTVAVAAIVVYVRPVAHFFVSTPGGFGLYIFLIILPFIVLCPLYYYYQHHPVNLLLLGVFTIAISFAVGLTCAFTKGEVVLESAILTSVVVVSLTAYTFWAARRGHDFSFLGPFLFAAVMILMVFALIQLFFPLGRASLMVYGGLAALIFCGYIIYDTDNLIKRYSYDEYVWAAVALYLDVINLFLSLLTLFRAADS